The Prochlorococcus marinus str. MIT 9301 genome window below encodes:
- a CDS encoding DUF4912 domain-containing protein: protein MTDGIMNKDQLLSLTLRQLRQEASKLSVPLYSRKTKAVLVDLILKYQKKSTNKTYTSPLDSISEETYESNASNISEEVKTNVVFLPRDPDWAYVFWQISDSDREKAQSLGANKLCLRLFDASGSGGNNLNQGTLREIAVDSYSTEWYLPIPLADRDYKVELGYKYGFNWMSLAFSSISHVPGSHPSEQILDKFVPFNLDSTSESIPDISNPIVSEQNGMHERLYQAATNIPLRRKVGSEEFMENVNSTNLNDNLTDSGAGKWSSGLNDSGSGIVKNRSFWLVADAELIVYGATEPSAKLTIGGEDVPLAADGTFRIQVPFRDGTQKYDIKAVDVSGEQEKSISMKFDRTTPLDDTNEKDNAETEWF, encoded by the coding sequence GTGACTGATGGGATCATGAATAAAGATCAATTACTATCACTAACCCTCAGACAATTACGTCAAGAAGCAAGTAAATTATCGGTTCCGCTGTACAGTCGCAAAACAAAAGCTGTTTTAGTTGATCTAATCCTTAAATATCAAAAAAAATCTACAAATAAAACATACACATCACCTCTTGATTCAATATCTGAAGAAACTTATGAGTCCAATGCCTCTAACATTAGCGAAGAAGTTAAAACAAATGTAGTTTTCTTACCCCGAGACCCAGATTGGGCTTATGTTTTTTGGCAAATTTCAGATTCAGATAGAGAAAAAGCCCAATCTTTAGGAGCTAATAAATTATGTTTACGATTATTTGATGCATCTGGTTCTGGAGGAAACAATTTGAATCAAGGAACACTAAGGGAGATAGCAGTTGATAGTTATAGTACCGAGTGGTATTTGCCAATCCCCCTTGCAGATAGAGATTATAAAGTTGAATTGGGTTACAAATATGGTTTTAACTGGATGTCATTGGCATTTTCTTCGATAAGCCATGTTCCTGGGTCTCATCCTTCTGAGCAAATTCTTGATAAATTTGTACCTTTTAATTTAGATTCTACTTCTGAGTCAATCCCAGATATTTCTAATCCTATTGTTTCAGAACAAAATGGTATGCATGAGAGGTTATATCAAGCAGCAACAAACATTCCTCTCAGAAGAAAAGTTGGCTCTGAAGAATTTATGGAAAATGTAAATTCAACAAACCTCAATGATAATCTTACAGATTCAGGTGCTGGTAAATGGTCATCAGGTTTAAATGATTCAGGAAGCGGAATTGTTAAAAATAGATCTTTTTGGCTCGTTGCTGATGCTGAATTAATTGTTTATGGAGCTACAGAGCCTTCTGCAAAACTGACAATAGGTGGAGAAGATGTACCTCTTGCTGCAGACGGTACTTTTAGAATTCAAGTTCCATTTAGAGACGGCACTCAAAAATATGATATTAAAGCTGTTGATGTATCTGGTGAACAAGAAAAAAGTATATCAATGAAATTTGATAGAACTACACCACTTGACGATACTAATGAAAAAGATAATGCTGAGACTGAATGGTTTTAA
- a CDS encoding alpha-D-glucose phosphate-specific phosphoglucomutase, producing MNQVSVININSPFLDQKPGTSGLRKSTLKFQEEHYLEVFIEAILQSLEDLKDSTLVVGGDGRYGNIEAIEKIVQICIAHKVQKVIVPKFGLLSTPATSHLIRKENAIGGIILSASHNPGGIDGDFGVKLNISNGGPAPEIITNKIFKASQLLTSYKICKIQLPDFCQYGTYLYDETTLEIIDGLTDYSNLMEKIFDFDQISDFLKKDYSLIFDAMNAVTGPYAKNIFVEKMGLAPDCVMNGNPLKDFGGLHPDPNLTYASHLADLLLNKKSYSFGAACDGDGDRNMILGSGCFVNPSDSLAVITANTKCVPGYKDGITGVARSMPTSSAVDNVARALNIPCFETPTGWKFFGNLLDSNLITLCGEESFGTGSNHVREKDGLWAVLYWLQVLAEKKCSVSDLMHNHWTQFGRNYYSRHDYEAIPSNIAHQIFGNLTSMLENLKGNSFAGHLVKVADNFSYIDPVDNSISENQGLRLVLDDNSRVIVRLSGTGTKGATLRLYFEKFFDPQQNLSLNPQIALKPLINDLDALLNISKLTQMETPTVIT from the coding sequence ATGAATCAAGTTAGTGTAATTAATATTAATTCTCCTTTTCTAGATCAAAAACCAGGTACCTCTGGATTAAGAAAAAGTACTTTAAAGTTTCAGGAAGAACATTATCTAGAAGTTTTTATTGAAGCAATCTTACAATCATTAGAAGATTTAAAAGATTCAACATTAGTAGTTGGTGGTGATGGCAGATATGGCAATATTGAAGCAATAGAAAAAATTGTCCAAATATGTATTGCTCATAAAGTTCAAAAGGTTATTGTTCCAAAATTCGGTTTATTATCCACTCCTGCGACATCACATTTAATTAGAAAAGAAAACGCTATTGGTGGAATTATTCTTTCTGCAAGCCATAATCCTGGTGGGATTGATGGCGATTTCGGAGTAAAATTGAATATCTCTAATGGTGGCCCAGCTCCTGAGATAATTACTAATAAGATTTTCAAAGCTTCACAATTATTAACTAGTTATAAAATTTGTAAAATTCAATTACCCGATTTTTGTCAATATGGGACTTATCTTTACGACGAAACTACCTTAGAAATTATTGATGGATTAACAGATTATTCTAATTTGATGGAGAAAATTTTTGATTTTGATCAAATTAGTGATTTTTTAAAAAAAGACTACTCTTTAATCTTTGATGCAATGAATGCAGTTACAGGACCATATGCAAAAAATATTTTTGTTGAAAAAATGGGTCTTGCGCCTGATTGTGTCATGAATGGTAACCCGTTAAAAGATTTTGGAGGTTTACATCCTGATCCTAATCTTACTTACGCATCCCACTTGGCTGATTTGTTATTAAATAAAAAATCTTATAGTTTTGGTGCTGCATGCGATGGAGACGGAGACAGGAATATGATTTTAGGAAGCGGATGTTTTGTAAATCCTAGTGATAGCCTTGCAGTCATTACTGCTAACACAAAATGTGTCCCTGGTTATAAAGATGGTATTACAGGTGTGGCACGATCCATGCCAACCAGCTCAGCGGTTGATAATGTGGCTCGAGCATTAAACATACCTTGTTTCGAGACACCTACTGGCTGGAAGTTTTTTGGAAATCTATTAGATTCTAATTTAATTACTTTATGTGGAGAAGAAAGTTTCGGAACAGGTAGTAATCATGTGAGAGAGAAAGATGGACTATGGGCAGTTTTGTATTGGTTACAAGTTTTAGCTGAGAAAAAATGTTCGGTAAGTGATTTGATGCATAATCATTGGACGCAATTTGGTAGGAATTATTATTCAAGACATGATTATGAGGCAATTCCCTCAAATATTGCTCATCAAATCTTTGGTAATTTGACTTCTATGCTCGAAAATTTAAAAGGAAATAGTTTTGCTGGCCATTTAGTTAAAGTTGCAGATAACTTTTCCTATATAGATCCCGTTGATAATTCCATAAGTGAAAATCAAGGTCTAAGACTGGTTCTTGATGATAATTCTCGAGTAATTGTTCGCCTTTCTGGAACTGGAACTAAAGGTGCAACATTAAGACTGTACTTTGAGAAATTTTTCGATCCACAACAGAATCTTTCGTTAAATCCTCAGATCGCTTTGAAACCTCTAATAAATGATTTAGATGCTTTATTGAACATTTCAAAACTTACTCAAATGGAAACTCCTACAGTAATTACATAG
- a CDS encoding AAA family ATPase, translating to MHSENLFTNYSQIENNAPLADKLRPKNLEDFFGQQPILNENSLLRSAILNDKISNFIFSGPPGVGKTTLIEIISFNTRSKLIKLNAVLSSVKELRSEIANAKDRLINSKRKTILFIDEVHRFTAVQQDALLPSIENGTITFIGATTENPFFAVNKALVSRSSIFTLLPLAENDLQKIIEKVITHYSKQKDSKKVYLTQDAISHLIKFSSGDARTLINALEMAIETTAANDAKEIHINLSIAEDALQKKNIVYDKNGQNHYDVISAFIKSIRGSDPDATLFWLANMLEAGEDPNFIFRRLLISASEDIGIADPNAIVVVQSCSDAFDRVGFPEGLYFLTQASLFLSISPKSNSAKSIFKAIETIKCTNAFDVPLHLKNNSNSYVNPHNYPGNWVEQEYLPKSLRGLKIWEPNNNGWEKTKYEELLRRKEN from the coding sequence ATGCATTCAGAAAATTTATTTACTAATTATTCTCAAATAGAAAACAATGCACCTTTGGCAGATAAATTAAGACCAAAGAATTTGGAAGATTTTTTTGGTCAACAACCAATCCTAAATGAGAATTCGCTTTTAAGAAGTGCAATACTAAACGATAAGATTAGTAATTTTATTTTTTCTGGCCCTCCTGGTGTTGGAAAAACTACTCTAATTGAAATTATTTCTTTTAATACGCGGTCAAAATTAATTAAGTTAAATGCAGTATTATCGAGTGTTAAAGAATTAAGAAGTGAAATTGCCAATGCAAAAGATAGATTAATCAATTCAAAAAGAAAAACAATTTTATTTATCGATGAGGTTCATAGATTTACAGCTGTTCAGCAAGATGCTTTATTACCTTCAATAGAAAATGGAACTATAACTTTTATTGGTGCTACAACTGAAAACCCTTTCTTTGCTGTTAATAAAGCGCTTGTTAGCAGGTCTAGTATTTTTACATTACTTCCTTTGGCAGAAAATGATTTGCAGAAAATAATAGAAAAAGTCATTACTCACTATTCAAAACAAAAAGATTCAAAAAAGGTTTATTTAACTCAAGATGCTATAAGTCATTTAATTAAATTTTCTAGTGGAGATGCCAGAACATTAATCAATGCGCTAGAGATGGCCATAGAAACAACTGCTGCAAATGATGCTAAAGAAATCCATATTAATCTCTCAATAGCAGAGGATGCATTGCAAAAGAAAAATATTGTTTACGATAAGAATGGTCAAAATCATTACGATGTAATAAGTGCCTTTATCAAGTCCATAAGAGGTTCTGATCCAGATGCAACTTTATTCTGGCTTGCGAATATGCTTGAGGCTGGTGAAGATCCTAATTTTATTTTTAGAAGACTACTCATATCTGCAAGTGAAGATATTGGAATAGCTGATCCTAATGCCATAGTAGTTGTACAATCCTGTTCTGATGCTTTTGATAGAGTTGGTTTTCCAGAAGGATTATATTTCTTAACGCAGGCTTCTTTGTTTTTATCTATATCTCCAAAAAGTAATAGTGCGAAAAGTATTTTTAAAGCAATTGAAACAATTAAATGCACCAATGCTTTTGATGTTCCTCTTCATTTAAAAAATAATTCTAATAGTTATGTCAATCCTCATAATTATCCAGGTAATTGGGTAGAACAAGAATATCTTCCTAAATCTTTAAGAGGTTTAAAAATATGGGAACCAAATAATAATGGATGGGAGAAAACTAAATATGAAGAACTGCTTAGAAGAAAAGAAAACTAA
- a CDS encoding 4'-phosphopantetheinyl transferase family protein: MKLLNEYEYKIPKIWFYEIKGVQDVATVEEIKTANNLTSSRSKIFLETRAYLRQSLSTLFDLDPLEIPINAQPGEPPTLPSGMGNISLSHCKDAITIVWHKSKIGIDIERKDRDFNHKKFAEKYFFHTNKSNHSNYLTKNMILNQWCAVEAAIKWDHGKLAEDINHWQFFEKPKELIHNKKNIHLNYSQINFHYWTIALAYEEKTSFNPEIICCSKNF, encoded by the coding sequence TTGAAATTATTAAATGAGTATGAATATAAAATACCAAAAATTTGGTTTTATGAGATTAAAGGTGTGCAAGATGTCGCAACGGTAGAAGAAATCAAAACTGCAAACAACCTAACAAGTTCAAGATCAAAGATTTTTTTAGAGACAAGAGCTTATTTAAGACAGTCACTTTCAACACTTTTTGATTTAGATCCCCTAGAAATTCCAATTAATGCTCAACCTGGAGAACCTCCAACTTTACCCTCTGGCATGGGAAATATAAGTTTAAGCCATTGTAAAGATGCCATAACTATAGTCTGGCACAAAAGTAAAATTGGGATTGATATTGAGAGAAAAGATAGAGATTTTAACCATAAAAAATTTGCAGAAAAATATTTTTTTCATACCAATAAATCAAACCATAGTAATTATTTGACAAAAAATATGATATTAAATCAATGGTGTGCTGTTGAAGCGGCTATAAAATGGGATCACGGAAAATTAGCTGAAGACATTAACCATTGGCAATTTTTTGAAAAGCCAAAAGAGTTAATTCATAACAAAAAAAACATACATTTAAATTATTCACAGATTAACTTCCATTATTGGACTATCGCTTTAGCCTACGAAGAAAAAACTTCTTTTAATCCTGAGATTATTTGTTGTTCGAAGAATTTTTAG
- the bcp gene encoding thioredoxin-dependent thiol peroxidase, producing the protein MALQVGDKAPEFKLKDSFEKEVSLSDFKGKKIILYFYPKDNTPGCTKEACNFKENWDLLQKNNIVVLGISKDNASSHQKFIEKFNLPFILLTDPEPFKVSSDYDSYGLKKFMGKEYMGMMRNTFLIDTDGNIEKIYLKVKAAIMADHIIADLGLS; encoded by the coding sequence ATGGCTCTTCAGGTTGGCGACAAAGCACCAGAATTTAAATTAAAAGATTCTTTCGAGAAAGAAGTTTCTCTTAGTGATTTTAAAGGTAAAAAAATAATACTATATTTTTATCCAAAAGATAATACTCCAGGATGTACTAAAGAGGCCTGTAATTTTAAAGAGAATTGGGACTTACTCCAAAAAAATAACATTGTTGTGCTTGGTATTAGTAAAGATAATGCCTCCTCTCATCAGAAGTTTATCGAAAAATTTAATTTACCTTTTATTCTTTTAACTGATCCTGAACCTTTTAAAGTTTCCTCTGATTACGATAGCTATGGACTTAAGAAATTTATGGGAAAAGAGTATATGGGAATGATGAGAAATACTTTTTTGATCGATACCGATGGTAACATCGAAAAAATTTACTTAAAGGTAAAAGCAGCAATAATGGCTGATCATATAATTGCAGACCTTGGGTTAAGCTAA
- a CDS encoding type III pantothenate kinase, with protein MVSDINFLLVGNSRLHWAKYSKNQSKFFHTKKEQKVPENIDLDQLIWASVGKLPIFLLKEENEIKTKDIQLSNLPDYFGVDRALACLAALNTIENPLKKDLLIADFGTILSITKLNSNGSVLGGQLIPGFLTQLKSMEQYTQKLKVPKKFEIPSKDYLIKTEEAILKGVINSLTGVIKCSFNPLKDILITCGGDSEFLAKSLKTQKGNIINAPNLVMEGMIIHHLSVKKLA; from the coding sequence ATGGTCTCAGATATAAATTTTTTATTAGTAGGCAATAGTAGGCTTCATTGGGCAAAATATTCTAAAAATCAATCTAAATTCTTCCATACCAAAAAAGAGCAAAAAGTTCCCGAAAATATAGATCTTGATCAATTAATTTGGGCTTCTGTAGGAAAACTGCCAATTTTTTTGCTGAAGGAAGAAAATGAAATAAAAACTAAAGATATCCAATTATCAAATCTTCCTGATTATTTCGGAGTTGATCGAGCTCTTGCTTGTCTCGCAGCTCTAAACACTATTGAAAACCCTTTAAAAAAGGATTTGCTAATTGCAGATTTTGGAACAATATTATCTATAACAAAATTAAATTCAAATGGATCGGTTCTCGGTGGTCAACTTATTCCAGGTTTTCTAACACAATTAAAATCTATGGAACAATACACACAAAAACTTAAAGTACCCAAAAAATTTGAAATCCCTTCTAAAGATTATTTGATTAAGACAGAAGAGGCAATTTTAAAAGGAGTAATCAATTCTCTTACTGGTGTAATTAAATGTTCATTTAATCCATTAAAGGATATCTTGATAACTTGTGGAGGAGACTCTGAATTCCTTGCAAAATCTCTAAAGACTCAGAAGGGAAATATTATCAATGCTCCTAATTTAGTGATGGAAGGGATGATAATTCATCACCTGTCCGTAAAAAAATTAGCTTAA
- a CDS encoding phosphoadenylyl-sulfate reductase → MIEKIHKNIQTNLMKYNQELVNMKPQEILTWGYEKFDDQFAITTSFGIQSSVLLHMVSKLSLQKKIKIFWIDTGYLPTETYHYAENLIDRLSLKVEVLQSELSPARMEAKYGKLWETNKVSDLDKYHELRKIKPLENGLEKYSIYCWASGVRAGQTETRNKMKFIDVIRQRLSLRPLLNWTNKDIFYYMEENNLPAHPLFIKGYSSVGDWHSSSPDGMETKGRDTRFGGIKQECGIHTNN, encoded by the coding sequence ATGATTGAAAAAATCCACAAAAATATTCAAACTAACTTGATGAAATATAATCAAGAGCTTGTAAATATGAAGCCTCAAGAAATTCTTACATGGGGTTATGAAAAGTTTGATGATCAATTTGCTATTACAACAAGTTTTGGTATACAGTCATCAGTCCTTTTACATATGGTCAGCAAATTATCTCTACAAAAAAAAATCAAAATATTTTGGATAGATACAGGTTACCTACCTACAGAAACATACCATTACGCTGAAAATCTTATTGATCGTTTATCCTTAAAAGTTGAAGTTCTGCAAAGTGAATTATCTCCAGCAAGAATGGAGGCCAAATACGGAAAACTTTGGGAAACAAATAAAGTGAGTGATTTAGACAAGTATCATGAATTAAGAAAGATAAAACCTCTAGAAAATGGTCTAGAAAAATATAGTATTTATTGCTGGGCAAGCGGAGTTAGAGCAGGCCAAACAGAAACTAGAAACAAAATGAAATTCATAGACGTAATTCGTCAAAGACTCTCTTTAAGACCTTTATTAAATTGGACAAATAAAGATATTTTTTATTATATGGAAGAGAATAATTTACCTGCCCATCCACTTTTTATCAAAGGTTATTCTTCTGTAGGAGATTGGCATTCAAGCAGTCCCGATGGTATGGAAACAAAGGGCAGAGATACAAGATTTGGAGGGATTAAACAAGAATGTGGAATACACACTAATAATTAA
- a CDS encoding NAD(P)/FAD-dependent oxidoreductase: MKSIQKPIVIVGAGFAGMTFALSLKNLYPSLPILVVDSEPNFIFKPLMYEVLSKEIRSWEATPKFANIFSDAGITFLRNCLTKISFKDSILEFSDELKLSYQYLVICTGSIPNSFFIKGVDENCYFFNDVHDLNKLNSFLKESQDTASHKKLFIVGGGPSGIELACKIKDIYTDQFEINVIEKSNEILNKNKIFNREQSEKALEKRKINVILNSTVKEVSETKISISSEVGITSLDKDIVIWTAGVKPNLSFLETDQITKKFGRILVNNNLQIENHKNCFAIGDISVIEGMEDLPITAQVAMQEGNHLANNFELLIQGKDSLPFEFQDNGEMISLGIGEASISGLGVTLSGKLAFEARRLIYASKLPDITESLKSASSWIFEKKSIFKKFLKKDYSN, translated from the coding sequence ATGAAATCAATACAAAAACCAATAGTAATAGTTGGAGCAGGTTTTGCAGGCATGACATTTGCTTTGAGTTTAAAAAATCTTTATCCCTCTTTACCGATTCTTGTGGTTGATTCTGAACCTAACTTCATATTTAAACCTTTAATGTATGAAGTTTTAAGCAAAGAAATAAGAAGTTGGGAAGCCACCCCAAAATTTGCAAATATTTTTTCTGATGCTGGTATAACTTTTTTAAGAAATTGTTTAACCAAGATTTCCTTCAAAGATAGTATTCTTGAATTTAGTGACGAATTAAAATTAAGTTATCAGTATCTCGTTATCTGTACAGGATCTATTCCAAATAGTTTTTTTATAAAAGGTGTAGATGAAAATTGTTATTTTTTTAATGATGTTCACGATTTAAATAAATTAAATTCTTTTTTAAAAGAATCACAAGATACTGCGTCGCATAAAAAGTTATTCATAGTGGGAGGTGGTCCCTCTGGCATCGAGTTGGCATGCAAAATTAAAGATATATATACAGACCAATTTGAAATTAATGTAATAGAAAAATCAAATGAAATCCTAAATAAAAACAAAATTTTTAATAGAGAACAATCAGAGAAGGCATTAGAAAAAAGAAAAATCAATGTTATTTTGAATTCCACAGTTAAAGAAGTCTCAGAAACTAAGATTAGTATTTCTAGTGAGGTTGGAATAACTTCCTTGGATAAAGATATTGTTATTTGGACAGCAGGAGTTAAACCTAATTTGTCTTTCTTAGAAACGGATCAAATAACAAAAAAATTTGGACGAATTTTAGTCAATAATAATTTGCAAATAGAAAACCATAAAAACTGTTTTGCTATTGGTGATATTTCAGTTATTGAAGGAATGGAGGATTTACCCATAACTGCTCAGGTCGCTATGCAGGAAGGAAATCATCTTGCTAATAATTTTGAACTTTTAATTCAAGGAAAAGATTCGTTACCCTTTGAATTTCAAGACAATGGTGAAATGATTAGCTTAGGAATAGGCGAAGCTTCAATTTCTGGACTAGGGGTTACTTTATCTGGGAAATTGGCTTTTGAGGCAAGAAGGCTTATATATGCTTCAAAATTGCCTGATATTACAGAAAGCTTAAAATCTGCATCTTCATGGATATTCGAAAAAAAATCTATTTTTAAAAAGTTTCTTAAAAAAGATTATTCAAATTAA
- a CDS encoding SLC13 family permease: MNLIAVISNNFDAFITVVVLIMSIILFIRNTIAPELTGLLCVGIFISTGVLSPEKALAGFGSPSLITLMGLFAVSSALFKSGALDRVRELISSESIRTPRKLISLIAFLIAPISGIVPNTPVVASLLPLIESWCERRNISPSKVLLPLSFATLLGGTLTLLGSSVNLLVSDISQQLGYGGLELFSLTSIGIPVWLIGTTYMILFSEMLLPDRGRDKEFIKNGDMNIYFTEVTIPSTSELVGQSVRNSRLQRRFDVDVLELQRNGKVILPPLADRKIEPDDRLIIRVTRADLFRLQQEHTILLGENKTSFDGANVFSDDEGTKTFEALLPAGSTLAGASLRELRFRQRHNATVLALRRGQQTVQERLGQAVLRAGDVLLLQAPLDSIRGLQASNDLLILDQFEDDLPFLIKKPISIAIAIGMVVLPSISNIPLVGSVLLAVIAMVASGCLRPAEIKKSIRLDVILLLGSLSCFSVAMQITGLADVIAVNLNFVLNGMPLYFALVVIFVSTVILTQFISNAASVALILPVAIEFSSVLEISPTALIMLVLFGASQSFLTPMGYQTNLMVYGPGRYRFFDIAKYGAGLTLIMSFTVPALIILNYG; the protein is encoded by the coding sequence ATGAATTTAATTGCAGTAATTAGTAATAATTTTGATGCGTTTATAACGGTAGTTGTTTTAATAATGTCGATAATTTTGTTTATTAGAAATACTATTGCACCTGAATTGACTGGTTTGTTATGTGTCGGAATATTTATATCTACTGGGGTTCTTTCTCCTGAAAAAGCTTTAGCTGGATTTGGTAGCCCTTCCTTAATTACCCTTATGGGTTTATTTGCAGTTTCCTCAGCATTATTTAAAAGTGGTGCCTTAGACAGAGTAAGAGAATTGATTTCTTCTGAGAGTATTCGAACTCCAAGAAAATTAATTTCTTTAATAGCTTTTTTGATTGCTCCTATATCTGGAATTGTACCTAATACTCCAGTAGTAGCATCATTGTTACCTTTAATTGAAAGTTGGTGCGAGCGAAGAAATATATCTCCTTCAAAAGTTTTATTACCTCTTTCTTTTGCTACTTTACTAGGTGGAACTCTGACATTATTAGGTAGCTCAGTAAATCTTCTTGTAAGTGATATTAGCCAACAATTAGGTTATGGAGGTTTGGAATTATTTAGTTTGACTTCAATTGGAATTCCTGTGTGGCTTATAGGTACAACCTATATGATTCTATTTTCTGAGATGCTTTTGCCAGATAGAGGGAGAGATAAGGAGTTTATTAAAAATGGAGATATGAACATCTATTTTACCGAAGTTACTATTCCCTCTACTTCAGAATTAGTTGGACAATCTGTCAGAAATAGTAGATTGCAAAGACGATTTGACGTTGATGTTCTGGAATTGCAACGAAATGGAAAAGTTATTCTTCCTCCTTTGGCAGATAGAAAGATTGAACCGGATGATAGATTAATAATCCGCGTTACAAGGGCAGACTTATTTAGGCTGCAGCAGGAACATACTATTCTGTTAGGAGAAAATAAAACATCTTTTGATGGGGCTAATGTTTTCTCAGATGATGAAGGTACTAAGACCTTTGAAGCCTTGTTACCAGCTGGTTCAACTTTAGCCGGTGCAAGTTTGAGAGAATTAAGATTTAGGCAGCGTCACAATGCAACAGTTTTAGCATTAAGAAGAGGTCAACAAACTGTTCAGGAGAGATTAGGTCAAGCTGTTTTGAGGGCTGGAGATGTTTTATTATTGCAAGCACCGCTAGATTCAATAAGAGGTCTGCAAGCTAGTAATGATTTGCTTATTTTAGATCAATTCGAAGATGATTTACCTTTTTTGATAAAAAAACCTATATCGATTGCAATTGCAATAGGAATGGTGGTTTTGCCTTCGATTTCTAATATTCCATTAGTAGGTTCAGTTCTTTTGGCAGTGATTGCAATGGTTGCTAGTGGATGTTTAAGACCTGCAGAGATAAAAAAATCAATTAGGTTAGACGTCATTTTATTGCTGGGATCTTTATCGTGTTTTAGTGTAGCTATGCAGATAACTGGATTAGCAGATGTAATTGCAGTTAATCTAAACTTTGTCCTAAACGGAATGCCTCTTTATTTTGCACTAGTCGTAATTTTTGTATCTACAGTTATTCTGACGCAATTTATAAGTAATGCTGCTTCGGTTGCTTTGATTTTGCCTGTTGCTATTGAATTCTCAAGTGTTTTAGAAATCTCACCAACCGCTTTAATAATGCTTGTTTTATTTGGTGCAAGTCAATCTTTCTTGACTCCAATGGGTTATCAAACAAATTTAATGGTTTATGGTCCTGGAAGATATAGATTTTTTGATATCGCAAAATACGGAGCCGGATTAACGCTTATAATGTCATTTACTGTTCCAGCATTGATAATTTTAAATTACGGGTAA